CGACCGCGGTGTTCGTCGCCACCTGTCTGGTTGCCGGCTTCGGGTCGCTGCTGATGGGGCTGTGGGCGAATCTGCCGATGGCGATCGGCTGCGCCATTTCTTTAACGGCGTTTACCGCCTTCAGTCTGGTGCTGGGCCAGCAGATCAGCATTCCGGTGGCGTTGGGTGCGGTATGCCTGATGGGGCTGCTGTTTACCGTGATCTCGGTGACCGGCATCCGCTCATGGATCCTGCGTAACCTGCCGATGGGCGTGGCGCACGGCACCGGCATCGGTATTGGCCTGTTCCTGCTGCTGATCGCCGCCAACGGCGTCGGCCTGGTGGTGAAGAACCCGCTGGACGGGCTGCCGGTGGCGCTGGGCGCCTTTACCTCTTTCCCGGTGGTGATGACGCTGCTCGGGCTGGCGGTGATTTTCGGTCTGGAGAAGCTGCGGGTGCCGGGCGGCATTCTGCTGGTGATTATCGCCATCTCCGTTATCGGCCTGATTTTCGATCCGGCGGTGAAGTATCAGGGGCTGTTTGCCATGCCGAGTTTGGCCGATGAGCAGGGCAACTCGCTGATTTTCAGCCTGGATATTATGGGGGCACTGCAGCCGGTGGTGTTGCCGAGCGTGCTGGCGCTGGTAATGACCGCGGTGTTTGACGCTACCGGCACCATCCGCGCGGTGGCCGGGCAGGCGAACCTGCTGGATAAAGACGGCCAGATCGTCAGCGGCGGTAAGGC
The nucleotide sequence above comes from Serratia rhizosphaerae. Encoded proteins:
- a CDS encoding NCS2 family permease, which gives rise to MSNSQANNAATAKGGLDGYFKISQRGSSVRQEVVAGLTTFLAMVYSVIVVPSMLGKAGFPPTAVFVATCLVAGFGSLLMGLWANLPMAIGCAISLTAFTAFSLVLGQQISIPVALGAVCLMGLLFTVISVTGIRSWILRNLPMGVAHGTGIGIGLFLLLIAANGVGLVVKNPLDGLPVALGAFTSFPVVMTLLGLAVIFGLEKLRVPGGILLVIIAISVIGLIFDPAVKYQGLFAMPSLADEQGNSLIFSLDIMGALQPVVLPSVLALVMTAVFDATGTIRAVAGQANLLDKDGQIVSGGKALTSDSVSSIFSALVGAAPAAVYIESAAGTAAGGKTGLTATVVGLLFLLILFLSPLSYLVPVYATAPALMYVGLLMLSNVTKLDFDDFVDAMSGLLCAVFIVLTCNIVTGIMLGFSALVIGRVFSGEWRKLNIGTVVIAVALVVFYAGGWAI